GATTATATCCGCTGGGATTCGGTGAAAGGCAAATGGGAGGTACGAAACTATTACATTCGCAATATTTACGACGGAAAAGAAGAAATCCTCACCGGCACAAGCCTGGATACAACCCTGAACCTCAGTCCCAATGATTTCACTGCTCAGGATAATTTCATCTTCGAAACCATGACCCTTCCCTACCTGAACCGTTACATTGATCAGCTCAGGCTTCAGGGGGCGGACAACATCAATGTATTTCTGGTAGAAAGGGGAAGGAGGACGGCAGTACCTTTCAGCACCTACATACTTACCTTCATCGCCGTAGCGCTCTCGTCGCGCAAGGTCAGGGGAGGCATTG
The nucleotide sequence above comes from Bacteroidales bacterium. Encoded proteins:
- a CDS encoding LptF/LptG family permease, which translates into the protein DYIRWDSVKGKWEVRNYYIRNIYDGKEEILTGTSLDTTLNLSPNDFTAQDNFIFETMTLPYLNRYIDQLRLQGADNINVFLVERGRRTAVPFSTYILTFIAVALSSRKVRGGIGMHIGAGLGLAFSYIFFMQFSSQFAISGSIPPMVAAWIPNMIYLAICVFLYRLAPK